A genome region from Schaalia sp. 19OD2882 includes the following:
- the dhaM gene encoding dihydroxyacetone kinase phosphoryl donor subunit DhaM, giving the protein MSPQVTLVLVSHSRTLAAGAAELAAEMAPDVRILPAGGTDEGGIGTSWDKIEAAMREGLDAGDAVLFLTDLGSSTMTVEAVLETLEEGEDARFVDAPFVEAALLAAVEAQGGADLDAVSQSALAAAAQWCSPCAGTTSAEGEAPGMQRVGADAPMDSAAAEGDRARRVAVVADPMGLHARPAALLVKVADQWDAEITVNGADAGSMLEMMSLGVHQGDEVVVEASGSQAIEAVDACVAFIEGRA; this is encoded by the coding sequence GTGAGCCCGCAGGTCACCCTGGTTCTCGTCTCACACTCGCGGACCTTGGCGGCCGGAGCCGCGGAACTGGCCGCCGAAATGGCGCCTGACGTGCGGATACTGCCCGCCGGCGGCACTGACGAGGGTGGGATCGGCACTTCCTGGGACAAGATCGAGGCGGCCATGCGCGAGGGACTGGACGCGGGGGACGCAGTCCTGTTCCTCACCGACCTCGGCTCCTCGACGATGACCGTGGAGGCGGTGCTGGAGACCCTGGAGGAGGGCGAGGACGCGCGCTTCGTCGACGCCCCCTTCGTCGAGGCGGCCCTCCTTGCCGCAGTGGAGGCGCAGGGTGGGGCGGATCTGGACGCAGTGTCGCAGAGCGCCCTTGCCGCTGCCGCCCAGTGGTGCTCTCCGTGCGCTGGCACGACCTCGGCCGAGGGCGAGGCCCCGGGGATGCAGCGCGTCGGCGCCGATGCTCCGATGGACAGTGCCGCTGCCGAGGGTGACAGGGCGCGACGCGTGGCCGTGGTCGCCGACCCCATGGGGCTGCACGCCCGACCGGCCGCACTGCTGGTCAAGGTGGCAGACCAGTGGGATGCGGAGATCACGGTCAATGGCGCCGACGCCGGATCCATGTTGGAGATGATGAGTCTGGGAGTGCACCAAGGGGACGAGGTCGTCGTGGAGGCCAGCGGTTCCCAGGCGATTGAAGCCGTGGACGCCTGTGTCGCCTTCATCGAGGGGCGGGCCTGA
- the dhaL gene encoding dihydroxyacetone kinase subunit DhaL: MSLDARWAHAWMRRTRAVIADQRQYLVDLDRQIGDGDHGENLDRGFAKVEEVLAAAPDIGVQEVLKTVAKTLMSTVGGASGPLYGTAFLRAAKAVTSDEVEAAGVAALVAGALDGVQARGKAVEGEKTMVDAWAPALRAAQEAAAGGASPEETLARAAEAAEAGAKATEPMQATKGRASYLRARSIGHLDPGAVSTSLILRAAADAAAEGEQ; the protein is encoded by the coding sequence ATGAGTCTCGACGCCCGATGGGCGCACGCCTGGATGCGCCGCACGCGCGCCGTCATCGCCGACCAACGGCAGTACCTGGTCGACCTTGACCGCCAGATCGGCGACGGTGACCACGGTGAGAACCTGGACCGTGGCTTTGCCAAGGTCGAGGAGGTGCTGGCCGCCGCCCCGGACATCGGCGTCCAGGAGGTGCTCAAGACCGTCGCCAAGACCCTCATGTCCACCGTCGGCGGTGCCTCCGGCCCCTTGTACGGGACGGCGTTCCTGCGTGCGGCGAAGGCCGTGACCTCCGACGAGGTCGAGGCCGCCGGGGTGGCCGCCCTGGTCGCGGGGGCGCTGGACGGAGTCCAGGCGCGCGGCAAGGCCGTCGAGGGTGAGAAGACCATGGTGGACGCTTGGGCGCCGGCCCTGCGCGCCGCCCAGGAGGCTGCGGCTGGAGGAGCCTCCCCGGAGGAGACCTTGGCGCGCGCCGCCGAGGCCGCCGAGGCCGGAGCCAAGGCCACCGAGCCCATGCAGGCGACCAAAGGGCGCGCCTCCTACTTGAGGGCGCGCTCCATCGGCCATCTGGATCCGGGCGCGGTGTCGACCTCCCTGATCCTCAGGGCGGCGGCCGACGCCGCAGCGGAGGGGGAGCAGTGA
- the dhaK gene encoding dihydroxyacetone kinase subunit DhaK: MKKLVNDVHEVVKETLEGFGLAHADLVTVHLDPDFVTRATPKEEGKVALVSGGGSGHEPLHAGYVGLGMLDAAVPGAVFTSPTPDPILEATKAADHGAGVLHIVKNYTGDVLNFETAAELAEMEDIRVTSVVVNDDVAVEDSLYTAGRRGVAGTILVEKIAGASAERGDDLDTVTAIATKVNASMRSMGLALGPCTVPHAGKPSFDLGEDEIEIGIGIHGEPGYRRGAMESVDVLVAELYGKVREDLGLVAGERVVTLVNGMGGTPGSELYICHRALAALLEADGVQIVRSLVGDYVTSLEMPGVSITLLRVDDELLDLFDAPVATPAWK, translated from the coding sequence ATGAAGAAGCTGGTCAATGACGTCCACGAGGTCGTCAAGGAGACCCTCGAAGGATTCGGACTTGCCCACGCGGACCTGGTCACCGTCCACCTGGACCCCGACTTCGTCACCCGCGCCACACCCAAGGAGGAAGGCAAGGTCGCTCTGGTCTCGGGGGGCGGCTCCGGTCACGAGCCCCTGCACGCCGGCTACGTCGGACTGGGAATGCTGGACGCTGCCGTGCCCGGCGCCGTGTTCACCTCACCGACCCCTGACCCGATCCTGGAAGCCACCAAGGCCGCCGACCACGGCGCAGGTGTGCTGCACATCGTCAAGAACTACACCGGCGACGTCCTCAACTTCGAGACGGCCGCGGAACTGGCCGAGATGGAGGACATCCGCGTGACCAGCGTCGTTGTCAACGACGACGTGGCCGTCGAGGACTCCCTGTACACGGCGGGCCGCCGCGGCGTGGCCGGCACGATCCTCGTCGAGAAGATCGCCGGCGCCTCCGCAGAACGAGGCGACGACCTGGACACCGTCACCGCCATCGCCACGAAGGTCAACGCCTCCATGCGCTCCATGGGACTTGCCCTGGGCCCGTGCACGGTGCCGCACGCCGGCAAGCCCTCCTTCGACCTGGGCGAGGACGAGATCGAGATCGGCATCGGCATCCACGGCGAGCCAGGCTACCGGCGCGGCGCCATGGAGAGCGTCGACGTCCTGGTGGCCGAACTCTACGGCAAGGTGCGCGAGGACCTGGGGCTGGTTGCGGGCGAGCGCGTGGTCACACTGGTCAATGGCATGGGCGGAACCCCCGGTTCCGAGCTGTACATCTGTCACCGCGCGTTGGCCGCCCTGTTGGAGGCCGACGGGGTGCAGATCGTCCGGTCGCTGGTCGGTGACTACGTGACCAGCCTGGAGATGCCGGGCGTGTCGATCACCCTGCTCAGGGTCGATGACGAATTGCTCGACCTCTTCGACGCCCCTGTGGCAACCCCCGCCTGGAAGTGA
- the ileS gene encoding isoleucine--tRNA ligase: MTQSTPAPKRGAYPRHRDTEVEASPSFPSLERSTLAFWAADDTFRRSVEMRDAGTCGSNEFVFYDGPPFANGLPHYGHLLTGYVKDVVGRYQTMKGHRVERRFGWDTHGLPAELEAQRILQIDDVTEITREGGLGIGAFNDACRSSVLRYTSEWEDYVTCQARWVDFRNDYKTLDPDYMESVIWAFKTLYDKGLAYQGHRVLPYCWHDRTPLSNHELKMDDDVYQDKQDDTVTVGMRLTEPLLAGAEVGELVLIWTTTPWTLPSNLAVAVGPDIDYVVVRVAADMDSPVAGQDVVLAEARLGAYAKELGQSPEVLARLKGTELAGRRYHPIFDYFDDAEHRAVGAAPGPDGWTIIPGDYVSTEDGTGLVHIAPAFGEEDMFVCQERGILPVIPVDDGACFTSEVHDYAGMHVFDANKPIITDLRDGSGPLARVDASRRAVLVQRKSYVHSYPHCWRCRKPLIYKAVGSWFVKVTAFRDRMVELNQEITWVPEHTKDGIFGHWLAGARDWSISRNRFWGAPIPVWVSDDPAHPRTDVYGSFAELERDFGVEVKDLHRPFIDTLVRPNPDDPTGKSMMRRIPDVLDCWFESGSMPFAQVHYPFENTEWFESHYPGDFIVEYIGQTRGWFYTLHVLATALFDRPAFTNCVSHGIVLGDDGRKMSKSLRNYPDVSEVFATYGSDAMRWFLMASPVVRGGNLMVTEDAIRDTVRQVLLPVWNTWYFFSLYAGAANGGAGYEASRLDLFDAVRVAALPEMDRYLLAHTRSLADDVRELLDVYEIGGACDRVREHLEVLTNWYVRTQRQRFWDEDADAFDTLYTALVTLMEVVAPLLPLLSEEIWRGLTGEESVHLVDWPVLPETCADDALVARLDEVRQVVSGAHALRKTNSLRVRQPLAAMQVVSPAAQALSVSVDLVASEVNVKSVTFLTPQESGMAVSTELSLNPRAFTPAVRKVTSALFAAQKSGAWEVSEDASSVVFPGVEVDGVPVALSGDQFSLVTKVDAAEGQVAQVLASGAIVALDTELTPELEAEGYARDVVRAVQDERKNAGLHVADRIDLGLAVPSDRVEAVRTWSEMIAKETLSVSLEVVEAADGKLAVAVAKH; this comes from the coding sequence GCCTGCCCGCCGAACTCGAAGCCCAGCGGATCCTCCAGATCGACGACGTCACCGAGATCACCCGCGAAGGGGGACTCGGAATCGGCGCATTCAACGACGCCTGCCGTTCCTCCGTGCTGCGCTACACCAGTGAATGGGAGGACTACGTCACCTGCCAGGCGCGTTGGGTCGACTTCCGCAACGACTACAAGACCTTGGACCCGGACTACATGGAGTCCGTCATCTGGGCGTTCAAGACCCTGTACGACAAGGGCCTGGCCTACCAGGGGCACCGCGTCCTGCCCTACTGCTGGCACGACCGCACGCCACTGAGCAACCACGAACTCAAGATGGATGACGATGTCTACCAGGACAAGCAGGATGACACCGTCACCGTCGGCATGCGCTTGACCGAGCCGCTGCTGGCCGGGGCCGAGGTGGGTGAACTGGTGCTCATCTGGACGACGACCCCGTGGACCTTGCCCTCGAACCTGGCGGTGGCCGTGGGGCCGGACATCGACTACGTCGTCGTGCGTGTGGCCGCCGACATGGACTCGCCCGTGGCCGGACAGGACGTGGTCCTGGCCGAGGCGCGCCTTGGCGCATATGCCAAGGAACTGGGACAGAGCCCCGAGGTCCTGGCACGCCTCAAGGGGACGGAGCTGGCCGGGCGCCGCTACCACCCGATCTTCGACTACTTCGACGACGCCGAACACCGGGCTGTGGGCGCGGCCCCCGGACCCGACGGCTGGACGATCATCCCCGGCGACTACGTGTCCACCGAGGACGGGACCGGCCTGGTCCACATCGCCCCCGCCTTCGGTGAAGAGGACATGTTCGTCTGTCAGGAGCGCGGCATCCTTCCCGTGATCCCTGTGGACGACGGCGCCTGTTTCACCTCCGAAGTGCACGACTACGCCGGCATGCACGTCTTCGACGCGAACAAGCCGATCATCACGGACCTGCGTGACGGCAGCGGGCCGCTGGCGCGCGTGGACGCCTCACGGCGCGCAGTCCTGGTCCAGCGCAAGTCCTACGTGCACAGCTACCCGCACTGCTGGCGATGCCGAAAGCCCCTCATCTACAAGGCCGTCGGGTCATGGTTCGTCAAGGTCACGGCGTTCCGGGACCGCATGGTGGAGCTCAACCAGGAGATCACGTGGGTGCCAGAGCACACCAAGGACGGCATCTTCGGCCACTGGCTGGCCGGAGCCCGCGACTGGTCGATCTCGCGCAACCGCTTCTGGGGTGCGCCCATCCCCGTGTGGGTGAGCGACGACCCGGCCCACCCGCGTACGGATGTGTACGGCTCCTTCGCAGAGCTGGAGCGTGACTTCGGGGTCGAGGTCAAGGATCTGCACCGACCCTTCATCGACACCTTGGTGCGGCCCAACCCGGACGACCCGACGGGCAAGTCGATGATGCGGCGCATCCCGGACGTGCTGGACTGCTGGTTCGAGTCCGGGTCGATGCCCTTCGCCCAAGTGCACTACCCCTTCGAGAACACCGAGTGGTTCGAGTCGCACTACCCGGGTGATTTCATCGTCGAGTACATCGGCCAGACCCGCGGCTGGTTCTACACCTTGCACGTGCTGGCCACGGCCCTGTTCGACCGGCCGGCCTTCACGAATTGCGTCTCCCACGGGATCGTCCTGGGTGATGACGGACGCAAGATGAGCAAGTCGCTGCGCAACTACCCGGATGTGTCGGAGGTCTTCGCCACCTACGGGTCGGATGCCATGCGGTGGTTCCTCATGGCCTCGCCCGTGGTGCGCGGCGGCAATCTCATGGTGACGGAGGACGCCATCCGTGACACCGTGCGGCAGGTGCTGTTGCCGGTGTGGAACACCTGGTATTTCTTCTCCCTGTACGCGGGCGCCGCGAACGGGGGAGCGGGGTACGAGGCCTCTCGACTGGATCTCTTCGATGCGGTGCGGGTGGCCGCCCTGCCGGAGATGGACCGCTATCTGCTGGCCCACACGCGCAGCCTGGCTGACGACGTGCGCGAGCTGTTGGACGTCTACGAGATCGGCGGGGCATGCGACCGGGTGCGTGAGCACCTCGAGGTGCTGACGAACTGGTACGTGCGCACCCAGCGTCAGCGTTTCTGGGACGAGGACGCCGACGCCTTCGACACGCTGTACACGGCCCTGGTGACCCTCATGGAGGTGGTGGCGCCCCTGCTGCCGCTGCTGTCGGAGGAGATCTGGCGCGGCTTGACCGGCGAGGAGTCGGTGCACCTGGTCGACTGGCCGGTTCTGCCCGAGACCTGCGCGGACGACGCACTGGTGGCCCGCTTGGACGAGGTGCGTCAGGTGGTCTCCGGCGCCCACGCCCTGCGCAAGACGAACTCGCTGCGCGTGCGCCAGCCGCTGGCTGCCATGCAGGTGGTTTCGCCCGCCGCCCAGGCCCTGTCCGTCAGTGTGGATCTGGTGGCCTCGGAGGTCAACGTCAAGTCGGTGACCTTCCTGACCCCGCAGGAGTCGGGCATGGCCGTCTCCACCGAGCTGTCCTTGAACCCGAGGGCATTCACGCCTGCGGTGCGCAAGGTCACCTCGGCGCTCTTCGCCGCCCAGAAATCGGGCGCGTGGGAGGTCAGCGAGGACGCGTCGAGTGTCGTCTTCCCGGGTGTCGAGGTCGACGGCGTTCCGGTGGCGCTCTCGGGTGACCAGTTCTCCTTGGTGACGAAGGTCGATGCCGCCGAGGGCCAGGTGGCTCAGGTGCTGGCCTCGGGCGCCATCGTCGCCCTGGACACGGAACTGACCCCCGAGTTGGAGGCCGAGGGCTACGCCCGTGACGTGGTGCGTGCCGTCCAGGACGAACGCAAGAACGCGGGTCTGCACGTGGCCGACCGTATCGACCTGGGCCTTGCGGTTCCCTCCGACCGGGTCGAGGCCGTGCGCACGTGGAGCGAGATGATCGCCAAGGAGACCCTGTCGGTCTCCTTGGAGGTTGTCGAGGCCGCTGACGGCAAGCTGGCAGTGGCGGTCGCGAAGCACTGA
- a CDS encoding LppP/LprE family lipoprotein yields MALFAGCAPSDGGPSEAPSSSSDQSAASGASTTQSAPDEAASDSACANLTGAQALATWGPKVAQAWPDLPLGDPLRWDLKEAPVDTYDPCSPVSWIVLSNTSGAVSGPRHIMLFHEGTYVGTATAKPLAYQPAILRKAPDTLSLTFPFAQKDDDPAKPTGSTTVELLMNPDGRATITGTVPAEAEPRKNDDLPSPVPGAWPGAGRAAPAQAQAPAKVLEAGATPFNRQRTAVFTTPSGNIVCDLTVGQGRCLVKSYQQDKTYGQTGGMTNWAVHSIGSADAAVGAQSEATPAWHVQDSLPSLDYGQVLSFGSMVCGSAETGLTCWNTETGHGAFINRTQTQFF; encoded by the coding sequence GTGGCACTGTTTGCCGGGTGCGCCCCATCTGACGGAGGCCCTTCGGAGGCGCCCTCGTCCTCGTCCGACCAGTCGGCCGCCTCCGGCGCCAGCACCACCCAGTCGGCACCCGACGAGGCCGCCTCCGACTCCGCGTGCGCGAACCTCACCGGCGCCCAAGCGCTTGCCACATGGGGGCCGAAAGTGGCGCAGGCGTGGCCCGACCTGCCTTTGGGCGATCCCCTGCGGTGGGACCTGAAGGAGGCTCCGGTGGACACCTACGACCCGTGTTCGCCGGTCAGCTGGATCGTCCTGTCGAACACCAGTGGGGCAGTGTCCGGGCCGCGGCACATCATGCTCTTCCACGAGGGCACCTACGTCGGCACTGCCACTGCCAAGCCCCTCGCCTACCAGCCGGCGATCCTGCGCAAGGCTCCTGACACCCTGTCGCTCACCTTCCCCTTCGCTCAGAAGGACGACGACCCGGCCAAGCCCACGGGCTCAACCACCGTCGAGTTGCTCATGAACCCCGACGGAAGGGCGACGATCACCGGGACCGTTCCTGCCGAGGCCGAGCCCCGCAAGAACGACGACCTGCCCTCGCCCGTGCCGGGCGCCTGGCCGGGGGCCGGCCGCGCAGCCCCTGCCCAGGCGCAGGCTCCTGCCAAGGTCCTCGAGGCCGGGGCGACTCCCTTCAATCGCCAGCGCACCGCCGTGTTCACCACTCCCTCAGGCAATATCGTGTGTGATCTGACGGTCGGCCAAGGGCGGTGCCTGGTCAAGTCCTACCAGCAGGACAAGACCTACGGGCAGACCGGCGGCATGACCAATTGGGCTGTGCACTCCATCGGCTCGGCTGATGCGGCCGTGGGCGCGCAGAGTGAGGCAACCCCGGCGTGGCACGTCCAGGATTCCCTGCCGTCCTTGGACTACGGGCAGGTCCTGAGTTTCGGTTCGATGGTCTGCGGCTCGGCCGAGACGGGCCTGACCTGCTGGAACACTGAGACCGGCCACGGTGCCTTCATCAACCGGACCCAGACACAGTTCTTCTGA
- a CDS encoding folylpolyglutamate synthase/dihydrofolate synthase family protein, with the protein MSGGHPAFFGDDHTNDDDRPGVPSDLLPYLEAADLPDDEDGAEGGVDAEEAAEDERLAALRALVAHDMVTDPELLAELQGALPEGEEWVEDIEADRAEREQALAGAADEAALAVEVDRIYRDILTRAPEHRIQPSLQRVRAVLDILGDPQDAFPSIHVTGTNGKTSTTRMIDALMGACGLRTGRFTSPHLSDVRERIGVEGEPISRAGFVAAWHDVAPYIDMVDASSVEGGGPRLSFFEVFTVMALAAFADHPVDAAVIEVGMGGLWDATNVIDAGVSVIMPVAKDHEKWLGASLREIATEKAGIIKAGQIVVVAAQEDEVLEVIEERAREVDAVVRLEGRDWQVLERQVGVGGQLVTVRTPSAVYEDVFVPLLGAHQAHNAAAALVAVESFLGGRTLDPTLVEQGMVSATSPGRLQVVRSSPTIVVDAAHNPAGARALADAVEESFDFRHVVGIYSAMGDKDVEGVLAEMEPHIEHLVLVEMPGERAMDLEDLHRIAEDVFGPDRVQGAGDLVEAVDTAVTCAEAATDPADRAGVLVFGSVLLAGALLDMVQARRR; encoded by the coding sequence ATGTCAGGCGGACACCCCGCATTCTTCGGTGACGACCACACCAATGACGACGACCGTCCGGGAGTTCCGTCGGACCTGCTGCCATACCTCGAAGCCGCCGACCTTCCCGACGACGAGGACGGTGCCGAGGGCGGCGTCGACGCGGAGGAGGCGGCTGAGGACGAACGCTTGGCCGCGCTGCGCGCCCTCGTCGCCCACGACATGGTGACCGATCCCGAACTGCTCGCCGAACTCCAGGGCGCCCTGCCCGAGGGTGAGGAATGGGTCGAGGACATCGAAGCGGACCGCGCGGAGCGCGAACAGGCCCTGGCCGGGGCGGCCGACGAGGCCGCCTTGGCCGTCGAGGTCGACCGCATCTATCGTGACATCCTCACCCGAGCCCCCGAACACAGGATCCAGCCCTCACTGCAGCGCGTGCGCGCGGTCCTCGACATCCTCGGCGACCCGCAGGACGCCTTCCCGAGCATCCATGTCACCGGCACGAACGGGAAGACTTCGACCACTCGCATGATCGACGCCCTGATGGGCGCCTGTGGCTTGCGAACCGGACGCTTCACCTCACCCCACCTCAGTGACGTGCGTGAACGCATCGGAGTGGAAGGCGAGCCCATCAGCCGCGCCGGTTTCGTCGCCGCTTGGCACGATGTCGCCCCCTACATCGACATGGTCGACGCCTCCAGTGTCGAAGGCGGCGGCCCCAGGCTCTCCTTCTTCGAGGTCTTCACGGTCATGGCACTGGCCGCCTTCGCCGACCACCCCGTGGATGCCGCCGTCATCGAAGTCGGCATGGGGGGCCTGTGGGACGCGACCAACGTCATCGACGCGGGTGTCTCGGTCATCATGCCGGTGGCCAAGGATCACGAGAAGTGGCTGGGTGCCAGTCTGCGTGAGATCGCCACCGAGAAGGCCGGCATCATCAAGGCCGGGCAGATCGTCGTCGTGGCCGCTCAGGAGGACGAAGTCCTGGAAGTCATCGAAGAGCGTGCCCGCGAGGTCGATGCGGTCGTACGCCTGGAGGGACGCGACTGGCAGGTCCTGGAGCGCCAAGTGGGGGTCGGTGGGCAGCTCGTCACCGTACGCACACCCTCGGCCGTCTACGAGGACGTCTTCGTGCCGCTGCTCGGCGCCCACCAGGCACACAACGCCGCCGCCGCCCTCGTCGCCGTCGAGTCCTTCCTCGGAGGACGCACCCTGGACCCGACCCTGGTCGAACAGGGAATGGTCTCGGCCACCTCTCCGGGCCGTCTGCAGGTCGTGCGCTCCTCCCCGACCATCGTCGTGGACGCGGCGCACAACCCGGCAGGTGCTCGCGCCTTGGCGGACGCCGTCGAGGAGAGCTTCGACTTCCGCCATGTCGTCGGCATCTACTCCGCTATGGGGGACAAGGATGTCGAGGGCGTCCTGGCCGAGATGGAACCCCACATCGAGCACCTCGTCCTGGTCGAGATGCCGGGGGAGCGCGCCATGGACTTGGAGGACCTGCATCGCATCGCCGAGGACGTCTTCGGACCCGACCGAGTGCAGGGCGCAGGCGACCTCGTCGAAGCGGTCGACACGGCGGTCACCTGCGCCGAGGCCGCCACCGACCCGGCCGATCGTGCGGGGGTCCTCGTCTTTGGGTCGGTCCTGCTCGCGGGGGCCCTCCTGGACATGGTCCAGGCGCGACGCCGCTGA